A single genomic interval of Aureliella helgolandensis harbors:
- a CDS encoding carbon-nitrogen hydrolase family protein — protein MWKRTLKYVAIFALIGFMLANGALADDPAPDGWTCETPREEIRPHFKCDATPGTADSVLSIRADDREGLMGMWAITIPVQGQEHYRFTVDRQTQGIAFPRRTAIARIIWLNDANEKVMRAEPSNLSYRPGERPRAEPEFPKLVSRSDGWDRLEGIYIAPPHATHARIELHFRWGEPHSTVRWRRSKLEVCAAPDPRTVRLATIHYRPQAGRTPQEKREQFAPLIAVAAQQKADLIVLPETLTYYQSGGSYADAAETIPGPSTDYFAKLAQQHDTYIVAGLMERDGHLIYNVAVLLGPEGAIVGKYRKVALPRGEIEAGITPGTEYPVFQTRFGKVAMMVCYDGFFPEVARELSNRGAEVIAWPVWGCNPLLAAARACENHVFLVSSTYTEFSADWAQSAVYGRDGTTLAHAEDWGSIAMAEVDLGKPAIWQSLGDFQSQIEPHRPVVPPVP, from the coding sequence ATGTGGAAACGTACTTTGAAATACGTAGCGATCTTCGCCTTAATCGGATTCATGCTAGCCAATGGTGCGCTCGCCGACGATCCCGCACCTGATGGCTGGACGTGCGAGACGCCACGCGAAGAAATTCGACCTCATTTTAAGTGCGACGCGACGCCGGGAACGGCCGACAGCGTGCTGAGTATTCGTGCCGACGATCGCGAGGGGTTGATGGGGATGTGGGCGATCACAATTCCCGTTCAGGGGCAAGAGCACTACCGGTTCACCGTCGATCGGCAGACGCAGGGTATCGCATTCCCTCGACGGACGGCGATCGCCAGAATTATTTGGCTCAACGATGCCAATGAGAAAGTCATGCGCGCGGAACCGAGCAACCTATCCTATCGTCCGGGCGAACGTCCCCGCGCCGAACCGGAGTTCCCCAAGTTGGTATCGCGTTCCGACGGATGGGATCGGCTTGAGGGCATCTATATTGCGCCACCGCATGCAACACATGCAAGAATCGAGCTGCATTTCCGTTGGGGCGAACCGCATTCGACCGTCCGCTGGCGTAGGTCTAAGCTGGAGGTTTGTGCAGCACCCGATCCGCGAACCGTCCGCTTAGCTACGATTCACTATCGTCCTCAGGCCGGCCGAACACCCCAGGAGAAACGCGAGCAATTTGCACCGCTGATTGCAGTGGCGGCACAGCAGAAAGCGGATCTGATCGTGCTACCTGAGACGCTGACTTACTACCAGTCGGGCGGCAGTTACGCGGATGCTGCGGAGACGATTCCAGGGCCTTCCACCGACTACTTCGCTAAACTCGCCCAACAACACGACACCTACATCGTGGCCGGGCTCATGGAACGCGACGGCCACTTGATCTACAACGTCGCTGTTCTGCTTGGACCGGAAGGAGCCATCGTGGGTAAGTATCGCAAGGTGGCGCTGCCACGTGGCGAGATTGAAGCGGGCATCACGCCGGGGACGGAGTATCCGGTATTCCAAACACGGTTTGGAAAGGTTGCCATGATGGTCTGTTACGATGGTTTCTTTCCGGAGGTAGCGCGTGAGCTTTCCAATCGAGGCGCCGAGGTGATTGCTTGGCCCGTATGGGGGTGCAATCCTTTACTGGCTGCTGCTCGGGCCTGTGAAAACCATGTGTTTTTGGTCAGTAGTACCTACACGGAATTCTCTGCAGATTGGGCGCAGTCCGCGGTGTATGGCCGCGACGGTACGACGCTCGCGCATGCAGAGGATTGGGGCAGTATCGCGATGGCTGAAGTGGACTTGGGAAAACCTGCGATCTGGCAAAGCCTTGGCGACTTTCAATCGCAAATTGAGCCCCACCGACCGGTCGTGCCCCCCGTCCCCTAA
- a CDS encoding DUF1592 domain-containing protein yields MNSQKSAWIVFLLVGVAFPLDAVAQPGKQNDPLSWDRNVRGLFGRYCLDCHRGRDPSANVDLAVDENPLHILEHRKKWRAVLEVLQAGQMPPEDERQPSQEMRQQMIDFLEVTLNSIDCGQVEDPGKPVLRRLNRVEYDNALEDLTGLDLSLADDFPPDPVGYGFDNIADVLTLTPAQIEMYHSAAVKATQAIVEARRSNTRIDPILFGSIGTERGKEETWSGEKSPSTPQEGAHVRELAREGISNFAFRAFRRPPDEYYINRLMRIYDRAIQEDQSHAEAMNYCLQAVLISPNFLFRIEADRPNESQAYRVDDFELASRLSYLIWSRAPDRELLQLAQEGQLQVRATLLAQIERMLADSRSKSLVSNFFFQWLDLRLLDSHQPSPSEFGDFSEALRDSMRGEVEALLHAIVRDEAPLTAIIDHDALYVDRRLSAYYGLQPVDSETPVRVSAPDRRRGGLLTTAALLMVQADPGRTNIPRRGSFVAGQLLGAPPPPPPPDVPELVVVDDGQQRSLREIFELHRSSPACQNCHLTIDPIGFALENYDAIGRWRDEDGGAPIDPAGELPDGVQLEDIRSLKDFLLSEQEQLLRTMASKLLTYALGRGLSAPDDCVVEKMVEAAQAEEASFSAMLVALVESFPFTHRINPEF; encoded by the coding sequence ATGAACTCGCAGAAATCTGCTTGGATCGTGTTCTTGCTCGTTGGCGTCGCTTTCCCGCTAGACGCGGTGGCCCAGCCAGGTAAGCAGAACGATCCGTTGTCTTGGGATCGCAATGTTCGCGGGCTGTTCGGACGCTATTGTTTGGATTGCCATCGCGGAAGGGATCCTAGCGCTAACGTCGACTTGGCAGTGGATGAAAATCCCTTGCATATTTTGGAGCATCGCAAGAAATGGAGAGCGGTGCTCGAAGTCCTGCAGGCCGGACAAATGCCACCTGAGGATGAACGGCAGCCCAGCCAGGAAATGCGGCAGCAGATGATCGACTTCCTGGAAGTTACTTTGAATAGTATCGACTGTGGGCAGGTGGAAGACCCCGGCAAACCCGTGCTGCGACGTTTGAATCGGGTGGAGTACGACAACGCCCTGGAGGACTTGACAGGCTTGGACCTGAGCTTGGCCGATGACTTTCCGCCAGATCCGGTGGGGTATGGATTTGACAACATTGCCGATGTACTTACGCTAACTCCCGCGCAGATCGAGATGTACCATTCCGCGGCGGTGAAAGCCACGCAGGCCATCGTTGAAGCACGGCGCTCTAACACGCGGATCGATCCGATTCTGTTCGGCTCTATTGGGACGGAACGAGGTAAGGAGGAGACTTGGAGCGGGGAGAAGTCGCCTAGCACGCCGCAGGAAGGTGCTCACGTTCGCGAGCTCGCACGTGAGGGCATCAGCAATTTCGCCTTCCGCGCATTTAGACGTCCCCCCGACGAATACTACATCAATCGCTTGATGCGCATTTACGACCGAGCGATTCAGGAGGATCAGTCGCATGCGGAGGCTATGAACTACTGTTTGCAGGCCGTATTGATCTCGCCCAATTTTCTGTTTCGGATCGAAGCGGATCGTCCCAACGAGTCGCAGGCCTACCGCGTTGATGACTTTGAGCTTGCTAGCCGGTTGAGCTACTTGATTTGGTCACGGGCTCCCGATCGTGAACTCTTGCAACTAGCGCAGGAGGGGCAATTGCAGGTTCGCGCCACCTTGTTGGCGCAGATCGAACGCATGTTGGCTGATTCCAGGAGCAAATCTTTAGTTTCCAATTTTTTCTTCCAGTGGCTCGATCTCCGCTTGCTGGATTCCCATCAACCTAGTCCAAGCGAGTTCGGTGATTTTAGCGAAGCTTTACGAGACTCGATGAGGGGCGAAGTTGAAGCTTTGCTGCATGCCATTGTGCGTGATGAAGCTCCTCTTACGGCTATCATTGATCACGACGCGCTCTACGTCGACCGGCGTCTGTCAGCCTACTACGGCTTGCAACCCGTAGACTCGGAAACTCCAGTTCGCGTCTCCGCGCCAGATCGTCGTCGAGGAGGCTTGCTGACAACTGCGGCGCTCCTCATGGTCCAGGCTGATCCCGGCCGCACCAACATTCCACGACGCGGAAGTTTTGTGGCGGGCCAATTGTTAGGCGCACCGCCTCCTCCACCGCCACCCGATGTCCCGGAATTGGTGGTGGTCGATGATGGCCAACAGCGTTCCCTGCGAGAGATCTTTGAATTGCATCGCAGCAGCCCTGCATGCCAGAACTGCCATTTGACCATCGATCCCATTGGGTTTGCGCTCGAGAATTACGATGCGATTGGGCGTTGGAGAGACGAAGATGGCGGGGCTCCCATCGATCCAGCTGGAGAGCTGCCGGATGGGGTGCAATTAGAGGACATCCGATCACTCAAAGACTTTCTTCTAAGCGAACAAGAGCAATTGTTACGGACCATGGCTTCCAAGCTATTGACGTATGCCTTGGGAAGAGGTTTGTCCGCGCCGGACGATTGCGTGGTAGAAAAAATGGTCGAAGCAGCCCAAGCAGAGGAAGCTAGTTTCTCTGCCATGCTGGTGGCACTCGTCGAGAGCTTTCCGTTTACCCATCGGATTAATCCTGAGTTTTAG